The following proteins come from a genomic window of Tindallia californiensis:
- a CDS encoding response regulator transcription factor yields the protein MFRVLVVEDDKNLQKLMEAVLKQNGYQVLSASDGEEALDLLDRHHVDLMISDIMMPEMDGYELTDSLRKADYQLPILMVTAKESMEDKKQGFMAGTDDYMVKPIDMDEMLLRVAALLRRARIMNEHRITVGKTILDYDTLSVKREGEQVTLPNKEFSLLFKLLSYPRQIFTRQQLMDEIWGLEVESDERTVDVHIKRLRERFSNWPDFDILTVRGLGYKAEKRENEV from the coding sequence ATGTTTCGTGTTCTGGTAGTGGAGGACGATAAAAATCTACAAAAATTAATGGAAGCTGTTTTGAAGCAAAACGGATACCAGGTGCTCTCTGCTTCTGATGGAGAGGAAGCACTGGATCTTTTGGATCGACATCATGTGGATTTGATGATTAGCGATATTATGATGCCGGAAATGGATGGTTATGAACTAACTGATTCCCTGAGAAAAGCGGATTATCAATTACCTATTTTAATGGTAACGGCTAAAGAAAGCATGGAAGATAAAAAGCAAGGCTTTATGGCTGGTACAGATGATTATATGGTCAAGCCGATTGATATGGATGAAATGCTTTTAAGAGTAGCGGCTTTATTGCGCCGGGCTAGAATTATGAATGAACACCGGATAACCGTAGGAAAAACGATCCTGGACTATGATACATTAAGTGTCAAAAGAGAAGGAGAGCAAGTAACTCTTCCTAATAAAGAGTTTTCCTTGCTTTTTAAGCTATTGAGTTACCCAAGACAAATTTTCACCCGTCAGCAGCTAATGGATGAGATATGGGGACTGGAAGTGGAAAGTGACGAACGCACAGTGGATGTTCATATAAAAAGGCTGAGGGAAAGATTTTCTAATTGGCCGGATTTCGATATTTTGACTGTAAGAGGACTGGGATATAAAGCAGAGAAAAGGGAGAATGAGGTATGA
- a CDS encoding RDD family protein, whose protein sequence is MSMQWYLAKKGQQYGPYTWEQMIQFAGEGRISPEDYVRHHQMNEWKPAAEITGLIHCQTSPIPPPASVGAASLGVRQPNVPVENSCVKGIRIAGALEYVGLGPRIIAQLIDGIIFMVAGGILMYMSYQRMITSYQAGIHPTFPWTAYFFLSVGSILYYVLMEGLAGATLGKMAMGIQVRKVDGSPCGLSASIVRNLLRIIDALPVFYLLGIILVINSPRKQRLGDRVADTVVTRK, encoded by the coding sequence ATGAGTATGCAATGGTATTTGGCAAAAAAAGGTCAGCAGTATGGGCCGTATACCTGGGAACAAATGATACAGTTTGCTGGCGAAGGAAGGATATCTCCGGAGGATTATGTTCGGCACCATCAAATGAATGAGTGGAAGCCGGCGGCGGAGATTACGGGGCTAATCCATTGTCAGACATCACCGATACCACCGCCTGCTTCGGTGGGGGCTGCTTCTTTAGGTGTCCGACAACCTAATGTACCGGTAGAAAACTCTTGTGTGAAAGGGATACGGATCGCTGGGGCATTGGAATATGTGGGGTTAGGACCCCGAATCATTGCTCAGCTTATTGATGGTATTATTTTTATGGTGGCAGGTGGAATCCTAATGTACATGTCGTATCAGCGTATGATAACCAGCTATCAAGCGGGAATACACCCCACGTTTCCATGGACAGCTTACTTTTTTTTAAGTGTCGGGTCTATTCTTTACTATGTGTTGATGGAAGGACTTGCAGGAGCAACTTTAGGAAAAATGGCCATGGGGATTCAGGTCAGAAAAGTGGATGGCAGTCCTTGCGGTCTAAGCGCCTCGATTGTCCGGAACCTACTTAGAATCATAGACGCACTTCCTGTTTTCTATTTATTAGGAATTATTCTAGTCATTAACTCTCCCAGAAAACAACGGTTAGGAGACCGGGTGGCAGATACGGTGGTGACTAGAAAATAA
- a CDS encoding permease: MNKTMISMSMIAVLMAITAYLQGGISMVAEGFLLGMDHLLAVFPVLIAAFAVAGLISVLLNKETVAKWLGEEAGWKGPFYGTVIGAMVPGGPFFFYPLMATLLLSGASVGTIISFSAAKTLWNIGRLPIEIAFVGIELTLIRFLITVAFPVMAGTFVNIFFPKLATAIKEDVHKLQQKNQPKNRGDSVD, encoded by the coding sequence ATGAATAAAACAATGATTAGCATGAGCATGATCGCCGTCCTAATGGCCATAACGGCTTACCTTCAAGGTGGTATCTCAATGGTAGCAGAAGGTTTTCTGTTAGGCATGGACCATTTGCTTGCGGTATTTCCTGTCCTAATTGCTGCCTTTGCTGTTGCTGGATTAATATCCGTACTACTTAATAAAGAGACTGTCGCCAAATGGCTCGGTGAGGAAGCTGGATGGAAAGGTCCTTTTTACGGCACGGTAATTGGTGCCATGGTGCCTGGCGGTCCTTTCTTTTTTTATCCTTTGATGGCTACCTTACTCCTTTCCGGCGCCAGTGTGGGTACTATCATCAGTTTTTCCGCAGCCAAAACGCTCTGGAACATCGGTCGACTACCTATTGAAATTGCCTTTGTGGGTATTGAATTAACCCTTATCCGTTTTTTAATCACCGTAGCTTTTCCTGTGATGGCCGGAACCTTTGTAAATATTTTCTTCCCAAAACTGGCTACCGCAATAAAAGAAGATGTTCATAAGCTTCAACAAAAAAACCAGCCAAAGAATCGGGGTGATTCTGTTGACTGA
- a CDS encoding efflux RND transporter permease subunit — protein sequence MNLSTIAVKRPVTTIMVMLIIILLGTFSLTMLPLDLMPDIEIPVALVATNYSGVGPHEMENLVTRPIEDAVATVSDLDGMMSVSSQGNSIVVAQFDFGTDMDFAALDIRENVDMVRGILPDGASEPMVMQLDLDAMPIVVLSLSGEEDMYELQDMAEDVIKPRLERVSGVASVEVTGDYIHEIEVKVNEQRLNAYGLDISNIAQVIQASNLNRPGGTVERGFDKLTVRTMGEFKSVEEIGELPLTLPSGALVKMKDVAEVQRIPKEITSLSRTNGQNGIGIMVQKQSGTNTVQVANAVTAEIEKLQQEHGESSLTVIMDQSDFIREAINTVVRNAAVGGILAILVLYLFLRNIRSVFIIATALPISIIAAFMLLYFNDLTLNLMSLGGLALGIGMLVDNSIVVLENIYRFRTEGRSRIDAAIDGASEVSMAVTSSTLTTIAVFLPVVFVGGLTSIIFGEFAMTVTLSLVGSLVVALTLIPMLSSKILKVDKDRLSQRTGKEKVTTRAHDRFDKLFKKVENSYRSFLGWALSHRKTMILGAVLVFIGSVSSVFLVGAEFFPSADQGQIDIEVSLPRGSQLKETDEVFRRIESELAEIEEIDIVFSAIGSGMGFDLGGTGESEGSIMVMLDDLKDRDRSAAEVAVDIRHRIRDIAGAEITVSVADDTSMGGGGGAPVELKVKGDDLEVLEEITEDLRRIVAGVEGTYDTETSFTEGSPELRIEIDKYMASTYGLTTAQIADTIQKYAQGSTVSFFREGDGNELDIVVRGEERIRQDVANLQQVGIHTPRGNTVPLSQVASIQIAEGPISISREDQQRTATVSSQLNDRDLGSVMGDIQEKLEDYSMPEGYMLEAGGEFEQIQEVFMDMALAISMAIILVYMIMASLFESLMHPFTIITSLPLAFSGGFLALFVTGRTLSVPALIGFLMLSGIIINNGIVLVDYINTLRSQGKERREAIEIAGPVRLRPILMTTLTTVLAMFPMALGIGEGAETQAPMATAVIGGLLLSTVLTLLVTPVIYTITDDISLVVKNKLGKLK from the coding sequence ATGAATTTATCAACCATTGCTGTAAAACGTCCCGTCACCACCATTATGGTAATGTTAATTATCATTTTGCTGGGAACCTTTTCTTTGACAATGCTTCCTTTGGATTTAATGCCAGACATAGAAATTCCGGTAGCGTTAGTTGCGACCAATTACTCAGGTGTGGGACCGCATGAGATGGAAAATCTGGTGACACGGCCGATAGAAGATGCGGTAGCAACCGTATCGGATCTGGATGGTATGATGTCTGTATCTTCCCAAGGAAACTCCATTGTGGTTGCTCAGTTTGATTTTGGAACGGATATGGACTTTGCAGCCTTAGATATTCGGGAAAATGTGGATATGGTTAGGGGAATATTGCCGGACGGTGCCTCGGAACCTATGGTGATGCAGTTAGATTTAGATGCTATGCCAATTGTCGTTTTATCCTTATCTGGTGAAGAAGATATGTACGAATTACAGGACATGGCAGAGGATGTGATAAAACCAAGGCTGGAAAGAGTAAGTGGAGTTGCTTCCGTAGAAGTAACAGGAGACTATATTCATGAAATAGAAGTTAAGGTAAATGAACAGCGCTTAAATGCCTATGGGTTAGATATTTCCAACATTGCACAAGTGATACAAGCATCTAATTTAAATAGGCCGGGTGGTACGGTTGAAAGAGGGTTTGACAAGCTGACCGTACGGACTATGGGCGAATTTAAGTCTGTAGAGGAAATAGGGGAACTACCGTTAACCTTACCCAGTGGAGCTCTTGTAAAAATGAAGGATGTGGCAGAGGTTCAGAGAATTCCGAAAGAAATCACCTCTCTTTCAAGAACCAATGGGCAAAACGGGATAGGTATTATGGTTCAAAAACAATCAGGAACCAACACGGTACAAGTAGCCAACGCTGTAACGGCGGAAATTGAAAAACTTCAACAAGAACATGGTGAAAGCAGCCTGACAGTGATTATGGACCAGTCAGATTTCATTCGGGAAGCTATTAATACGGTGGTTCGAAATGCGGCAGTGGGAGGAATTCTGGCAATTCTGGTACTATACCTTTTTCTGCGGAATATCCGAAGTGTGTTTATTATTGCGACGGCGCTTCCCATTTCTATTATTGCCGCTTTTATGCTGCTTTACTTTAATGATTTGACCCTTAATCTGATGTCCTTAGGAGGATTAGCCTTAGGGATTGGAATGTTGGTGGACAACTCGATAGTTGTTTTGGAAAATATCTATCGATTCCGTACTGAGGGCCGTTCAAGAATAGATGCGGCGATCGATGGAGCTTCAGAGGTGTCGATGGCCGTAACCTCATCGACACTTACTACGATTGCTGTTTTTTTACCGGTAGTATTTGTAGGTGGACTGACCTCTATTATTTTTGGTGAGTTTGCCATGACTGTTACCTTGTCCTTAGTGGGATCTCTAGTGGTAGCCCTAACCTTAATCCCGATGCTTAGCTCTAAAATTCTTAAAGTGGATAAGGATAGATTGTCGCAGCGAACAGGAAAAGAAAAAGTGACTACTCGGGCTCATGATCGATTTGATAAGCTGTTTAAGAAAGTTGAAAACAGCTATCGTTCCTTTCTTGGCTGGGCATTATCTCATCGAAAAACCATGATTTTAGGAGCTGTCCTTGTTTTTATCGGCAGCGTCAGCTCTGTGTTTCTAGTAGGAGCAGAATTTTTCCCGTCAGCGGATCAGGGACAAATAGATATTGAAGTTTCTTTGCCTAGAGGTTCACAATTAAAAGAGACGGATGAAGTGTTTAGAAGGATAGAATCTGAATTAGCTGAAATAGAAGAGATTGATATTGTGTTTTCAGCTATTGGAAGTGGTATGGGCTTTGATCTGGGTGGAACAGGTGAAAGTGAAGGTAGTATCATGGTTATGCTGGATGATCTGAAGGATAGAGATAGAAGTGCCGCAGAGGTAGCTGTGGATATTCGGCATCGAATCCGGGATATTGCTGGAGCGGAAATCACGGTTTCGGTAGCGGATGATACATCGATGGGAGGCGGCGGTGGTGCGCCGGTAGAACTAAAAGTAAAAGGAGATGACTTGGAAGTTCTGGAAGAAATAACGGAAGACTTACGTCGTATCGTAGCTGGTGTAGAAGGTACTTACGATACAGAAACCAGCTTTACAGAAGGATCACCGGAGCTTCGGATAGAGATAGATAAATACATGGCATCTACCTATGGGTTAACAACAGCTCAGATTGCTGATACGATCCAAAAATATGCCCAAGGTTCAACGGTTTCCTTTTTTAGAGAAGGCGATGGAAATGAGCTGGATATTGTGGTTCGGGGTGAAGAGCGTATCCGACAAGATGTTGCAAACCTTCAACAGGTAGGAATCCATACACCGAGGGGGAATACAGTACCTCTTTCTCAGGTAGCATCGATCCAAATTGCGGAAGGACCTATTTCCATCAGCAGGGAAGATCAGCAACGAACAGCAACTGTAAGCAGCCAGTTGAATGACCGGGATCTGGGAAGTGTTATGGGGGATATTCAAGAAAAGTTGGAAGACTACTCCATGCCAGAAGGATATATGCTCGAAGCTGGAGGAGAGTTTGAACAGATCCAAGAAGTTTTTATGGATATGGCATTGGCTATCAGTATGGCCATTATCCTAGTTTATATGATTATGGCTTCTTTGTTTGAATCATTGATGCATCCCTTTACTATTATTACGTCTTTACCATTAGCATTTTCCGGTGGTTTTCTTGCTTTATTTGTAACAGGGAGAACCCTTAGCGTTCCCGCTTTAATTGGTTTCCTAATGCTTTCCGGAATTATCATTAATAATGGGATTGTCTTGGTAGATTACATTAATACCTTACGATCCCAAGGAAAAGAACGAAGAGAAGCGATTGAAATAGCCGGGCCGGTACGCCTCAGACCTATTCTGATGACAACGCTTACAACGGTTTTAGCCATGTTCCCTATGGCGCTGGGGATCGGTGAAGGCGCAGAAACACAGGCACCGATGGCAACGGCTGTTATAGGAGGGCTGCTGCTCTCGACAGTGCTTACGTTGTTGGTAACGCCAGTAATTTACACCATTACAGATGATATATCTCTGGTGGTGAAAAACAAACTAGGAAAGCTGAAATAA
- a CDS encoding tRNA-binding protein, with amino-acid sequence MVSFEDFLKLDIRVGEIIEVNAFEKARKPSYKLRIDFGQEIGVKKSSAQITECYEIEALLGKQVLGVVNFPPRQIADFISEVLVLGVYSDQGVVLIEPEQKVKNGDKLG; translated from the coding sequence AAGATTTTTTGAAGCTGGATATTAGAGTGGGAGAAATTATAGAAGTAAACGCATTTGAAAAAGCTCGCAAACCTTCTTATAAGTTACGGATTGACTTTGGTCAGGAGATTGGCGTTAAAAAATCAAGTGCACAAATTACAGAATGCTATGAAATAGAAGCATTGCTAGGAAAGCAAGTGTTGGGAGTAGTGAATTTTCCACCTAGGCAAATCGCCGACTTTATTTCGGAAGTGCTGGTATTAGGGGTTTACAGCGATCAGGGTGTGGTATTGATCGAACCGGAACAAAAAGTGAAAAATGGAGATAAACTGGGATAA
- a CDS encoding GTP pyrophosphokinase, with the protein MEQPQKNLNLDQLETFRNSLARFMMYYKFGMQEVSTKIDILKQEFQYVHSYNPIEHVKSRLKTPQSIIGKAKRKNYDLTIESIRENIRDIAGIRIVCAFTSDIYRVAGMVMQQKDLTVVDYKDYIDAPKSNGYQSLHLVIQVPVFMSDRVEQVYVELQIRTIAMDFWASLEHKIYYKYDKDVPQKLRDDLKEAADTIACLDKKMEKIHKEMQAIRVTNDRKDKPTDPDHTTKELTNLSMNYLSILFNDHL; encoded by the coding sequence ATGGAACAGCCACAAAAAAATCTGAATTTAGACCAGCTTGAAACCTTCCGCAATTCCTTAGCAAGGTTTATGATGTATTATAAGTTTGGAATGCAGGAGGTAAGCACTAAAATTGATATCCTCAAACAAGAATTTCAATATGTTCATTCTTATAACCCCATCGAACATGTGAAGTCTCGGCTTAAGACACCACAAAGCATTATCGGAAAAGCTAAAAGAAAAAATTACGATCTAACCATTGAATCCATTCGTGAAAACATCCGGGACATTGCCGGCATTCGTATTGTCTGCGCTTTTACTTCAGACATATATCGGGTTGCCGGCATGGTTATGCAACAAAAAGACCTTACGGTTGTAGACTATAAAGACTACATCGATGCTCCTAAGTCCAATGGGTATCAGAGCCTTCACCTGGTCATACAAGTTCCCGTATTTATGTCAGATCGAGTGGAACAGGTTTATGTGGAGTTGCAGATCCGCACCATTGCCATGGACTTTTGGGCTAGCCTGGAGCATAAAATTTATTATAAGTATGATAAGGATGTTCCTCAAAAGCTTCGTGACGATTTAAAAGAAGCCGCTGATACCATTGCTTGCCTGGATAAGAAAATGGAAAAAATTCATAAAGAAATGCAAGCAATCCGTGTAACCAACGATCGCAAAGACAAACCAACCGATCCCGATCATACAACGAAAGAATTAACCAACCTTTCCATGAATTATCTATCCATCCTGTTTAATGACCATCTTTAA
- a CDS encoding efflux RND transporter periplasmic adaptor subunit — protein MNKKAIIAMLVIVTLVAGLLVLRLGGRRGIEDAPEEVSIPVEVQTSKRETISDRVVLNGRIEANDEAMVMPLIQGKVNAIPVVLGEIVEKDQTLMVIDQANSLRSLEQAEKSLELAQQDAERAEAGVEQALLGVENAEDQHADAQANLERVRSLYNAGAASQTELEQAELAANSRQVENARSQLRQAEVGYQQALNQVAQAEIGYRQAADALEDTIVKAPMSGVVSSLTVVAGEMAGGSQPVAIISDIEKVYFQANVAENIINSLRLGQDVTITIPAAELEIEATLDFISSTINPETNLYKVRAYLENEDYQIRTGMSATVETAMNTRENVAVNRRSVIERDGETYVFVIEGESAKRKDVTLGMESEVAVEIIEGIEEGETIVVKGQHYLADGDKIRVVGGE, from the coding sequence ATGAATAAAAAAGCAATCATAGCGATGCTGGTCATCGTTACCTTAGTAGCAGGGCTGCTGGTTTTACGATTAGGCGGAAGACGGGGGATAGAGGATGCTCCTGAAGAAGTGTCGATACCGGTAGAAGTTCAGACTTCGAAAAGAGAGACGATCAGCGATCGAGTGGTATTAAATGGAAGGATTGAAGCAAACGATGAAGCGATGGTAATGCCGTTGATTCAAGGGAAAGTGAATGCTATCCCTGTGGTTTTGGGAGAAATTGTGGAAAAAGATCAGACACTGATGGTCATTGATCAGGCCAATAGCTTGCGTAGTTTAGAGCAGGCAGAAAAGTCCTTGGAATTAGCACAGCAAGACGCTGAACGTGCAGAGGCCGGTGTGGAACAAGCGCTTTTGGGAGTGGAAAATGCAGAAGATCAACATGCAGATGCGCAGGCAAACCTTGAACGGGTTCGATCTCTTTATAATGCCGGTGCAGCCAGCCAAACGGAACTAGAGCAGGCGGAGTTAGCGGCGAATAGTCGTCAGGTTGAAAATGCACGAAGTCAGTTGCGGCAGGCAGAAGTTGGTTATCAACAGGCTCTTAATCAGGTGGCTCAGGCAGAAATTGGGTATCGGCAGGCGGCGGATGCCCTTGAAGACACGATTGTGAAAGCACCTATGAGTGGAGTAGTGTCTTCGTTGACTGTTGTTGCAGGTGAGATGGCAGGAGGTTCTCAACCAGTGGCTATTATTTCTGATATTGAAAAGGTGTACTTTCAGGCAAATGTGGCTGAAAATATTATCAATAGTCTTAGATTAGGTCAGGATGTTACGATTACCATTCCGGCAGCTGAGTTGGAGATAGAAGCTACGCTTGATTTTATCAGTTCTACGATCAACCCTGAAACAAATCTGTATAAAGTAAGGGCATATCTGGAAAATGAAGATTATCAGATCCGGACTGGGATGAGTGCTACAGTAGAAACAGCTATGAATACAAGGGAAAATGTGGCGGTTAATCGTCGTTCCGTCATCGAACGGGATGGAGAAACCTATGTTTTTGTCATAGAAGGAGAAAGTGCCAAAAGAAAGGATGTAACCCTTGGGATGGAAAGCGAGGTAGCCGTGGAAATAATAGAAGGTATAGAAGAAGGCGAAACCATTGTTGTTAAGGGGCAGCATTACTTAGCCGATGGCGATAAAATTCGTGTGGTGGGAGGGGAATAA
- a CDS encoding zinc metallopeptidase has translation MHPYGFGFFYDPTMLILIPAILLTLYAQGKVKSSFAKYLRVPTRKNYTGAQVARTLLNDHGLADIPIEVTPGHMSDHYDPVRQILRLSPEVYRGSSIAAVSVAAHEVGHAIQHDAGYVPLTLRNKIFPIARFGSSAAWFFIIIGLILPAFTSLFDVGIMLFATAVLFQVVTLPVEFNASNRAMQLLDTHGFITTGEASGAKKVLNAAALTYVAAMAAGIAQLLRLLIIRGRR, from the coding sequence ATGCACCCTTATGGCTTTGGCTTTTTCTATGATCCAACCATGCTGATTCTTATACCAGCCATATTGCTCACACTTTATGCCCAAGGAAAAGTAAAAAGTAGTTTTGCCAAATATTTGCGTGTCCCTACCAGAAAGAATTATACTGGCGCTCAAGTGGCAAGGACTCTTTTGAACGATCATGGCCTTGCAGATATTCCAATTGAGGTAACTCCCGGTCATATGAGCGATCATTACGATCCCGTTCGGCAAATTCTGCGTTTGTCACCTGAAGTATACCGAGGAAGTTCTATTGCGGCTGTCAGCGTTGCCGCCCATGAGGTAGGACATGCTATCCAGCATGATGCCGGATATGTTCCACTTACCTTAAGGAATAAGATTTTCCCCATTGCAAGATTCGGTTCTTCCGCTGCCTGGTTTTTTATTATTATCGGTTTGATCCTGCCAGCTTTTACCAGTCTTTTCGATGTTGGGATTATGCTTTTTGCTACTGCCGTACTTTTCCAGGTAGTTACCTTGCCTGTCGAGTTTAATGCAAGCAATCGGGCAATGCAGCTCTTAGATACTCATGGTTTTATCACAACCGGCGAAGCCAGCGGAGCTAAAAAAGTATTAAATGCCGCTGCCCTCACTTACGTAGCCGCCATGGCAGCCGGAATCGCTCAACTTTTACGTCTCTTGATCATCCGAGGAAGAAGATGA
- a CDS encoding permease — MTDTMIVLGLMALILFGAAFRKGLHLEGLRSGYRMFLKVVPLLFLAFVLVGYLNLLLPKEILSDWLGESAGWKGLFIGPVIGALVQGGPFAFFPLFDSVFRDTVTTGTAVAMITAWGMINIGHLPYEAAFLGPRFIMLKYSLYLLFPTIAGFLANLLFGP; from the coding sequence TTGACTGATACGATGATCGTTCTTGGTCTGATGGCCCTCATCCTCTTTGGAGCAGCCTTCAGAAAAGGTTTGCATTTGGAAGGACTCCGTAGCGGATATCGCATGTTCTTAAAGGTGGTGCCTTTGCTGTTTCTTGCTTTTGTTTTAGTGGGATACCTTAACCTTTTACTGCCAAAAGAAATCTTATCCGATTGGCTCGGTGAATCCGCCGGTTGGAAGGGGCTATTTATCGGCCCTGTTATAGGCGCCTTGGTTCAAGGCGGTCCTTTTGCTTTTTTTCCACTCTTTGACTCTGTGTTCCGAGATACGGTCACCACCGGCACCGCCGTTGCCATGATTACAGCCTGGGGAATGATTAATATTGGTCATTTGCCTTACGAAGCTGCCTTTCTAGGCCCCCGTTTCATTATGTTAAAATACAGCCTATACCTTCTTTTTCCTACGATTGCTGGTTTTTTAGCTAACCTTCTTTTTGGTCCATGA
- a CDS encoding HAMP domain-containing sensor histidine kinase, whose protein sequence is MKHISVRLTVIFIGLILISSILSFLTTVLLMPNLHREILQSQESISYLTQEIAERTDLSSQEIVEMMSWFNSDAHIVSQENVPDFREEDLRVIEQGGVVHELTDRFHGIRTYFLVEEDLVRIQLKPDRTVWRIMASREWFSGTSVVIIGSILIIFVVRHTVKPIIKLTNATREIANGNFDISIDHHSKDEIGQLTNHFNQMASELKQMDTLRKDFVSNVSHEFKTPIASIQGFAKLLQKDNLSESERKEYARIIVEESGRLSHLTSNMLKLSKLENQEIIQKYERFYLDEQIRKSVLLLEPAWDKKGIDWEIELDRAMIAGDEELLQQVWINLISNAIKFSKQEGCISIQLKHESEGVQIVVKDYGEGMPEATRNRVFEKFYQGETAHGTEGSGLGLSLVKRIVELHGGTVKVWSEPQMGSEFAVLLPVQEIIMDQKEG, encoded by the coding sequence ATGAAGCATATCTCTGTCAGACTGACGGTGATTTTTATTGGATTAATTCTTATCTCTTCTATTCTATCATTTCTAACAACAGTTTTATTGATGCCTAACTTGCATCGAGAAATTCTGCAAAGTCAGGAGTCGATTAGTTATTTAACCCAGGAAATAGCGGAAAGAACGGATTTGAGCAGTCAAGAAATTGTTGAAATGATGTCTTGGTTTAATTCGGATGCGCACATTGTATCCCAGGAAAATGTTCCTGACTTCCGGGAAGAAGATTTAAGAGTGATCGAGCAAGGTGGGGTAGTGCATGAGTTGACAGATCGTTTTCATGGTATTCGCACCTATTTTCTGGTGGAAGAAGACCTGGTGAGAATTCAGCTAAAACCGGATCGGACGGTCTGGCGCATTATGGCATCCAGAGAATGGTTTTCGGGGACTTCTGTGGTGATTATCGGATCTATCCTTATTATTTTTGTGGTAAGGCATACGGTGAAGCCCATCATAAAGTTAACAAATGCAACCAGAGAAATTGCTAATGGGAATTTTGATATTTCCATTGATCATCATAGTAAAGATGAAATAGGACAGCTGACGAATCACTTTAATCAGATGGCTAGTGAATTGAAACAAATGGATACTTTGCGAAAAGACTTTGTCAGCAATGTTTCACACGAATTCAAAACCCCTATCGCATCGATTCAAGGATTTGCTAAACTGCTTCAAAAGGACAATTTGTCAGAATCAGAAAGAAAGGAATATGCCCGTATTATTGTAGAAGAATCTGGACGTCTTTCTCATTTAACCAGCAATATGTTGAAGCTTTCTAAATTGGAAAACCAGGAAATTATTCAAAAATACGAACGTTTCTACTTGGACGAGCAGATTCGCAAATCTGTTTTATTGTTGGAACCGGCATGGGATAAAAAAGGAATAGACTGGGAAATTGAATTAGACCGGGCAATGATCGCTGGAGACGAAGAATTGTTACAACAGGTATGGATTAACCTTATCAGCAATGCTATTAAGTTTTCAAAGCAGGAAGGATGCATTTCAATTCAGCTCAAGCACGAGTCGGAAGGAGTTCAAATAGTAGTAAAAGATTACGGAGAAGGAATGCCGGAAGCAACAAGAAATCGTGTTTTTGAAAAATTTTATCAGGGAGAAACAGCCCACGGCACAGAAGGCAGTGGACTGGGATTGTCTTTAGTAAAACGCATTGTTGAGCTGCATGGAGGAACGGTAAAGGTATGGAGTGAACCTCAAATGGGCTCGGAGTTTGCGGTGTTACTACCAGTACAGGAAATCATCATGGACCAAAAAGAAGGTTAG